The following are from one region of the Synechococcus sp. CBW1108 genome:
- a CDS encoding type II toxin-antitoxin system RelE/ParE family toxin — MSYELAFHPEALREWRTLSAGIREQFKKKLAERLIEPRIPASKLRGSSHRYKIKLRAAGFRLVYEVRDCEVLVLVVAVGKRERMTHGRLQAL; from the coding sequence ATGAGCTATGAGCTGGCCTTTCATCCCGAGGCCCTGCGGGAATGGCGGACCCTGAGCGCAGGGATCCGGGAGCAGTTCAAGAAGAAGCTGGCCGAACGGCTGATCGAACCGCGGATTCCCGCCAGCAAGCTGAGGGGATCCAGTCATCGCTACAAGATCAAACTCCGCGCCGCTGGTTTCCGCTTGGTCTACGAAGTGCGGGATTGCGAGGTGCTGGTGCTTGTTGTGGCAGTAGGCAAGCGGGAGCGCATGACCCATGGCCGACTCCAAGCGCTCTGA
- a CDS encoding alpha/beta fold hydrolase, whose product MIPATPLRRPSLLDKAIASALLLITPEYRNVRRRQRGNGRSNTPTLAQPPAMPLETIELLGERIRIARQSRTGAPTVLLLCPLPQSIVAFAPIWTALAERFDLVAVDLPGFGGSSGGVGWMTFEAQGRFLAALIAKLGLNKPHIVAPDVGMAAAVAGEAQHPGLASSLMIGDGPAIAPSNNGSIINKLVHSGFWRFMVAMAGAGTFVEAANRLAYVSYTPNQIEVDDYIRSYAGRIGPICRWFRDYPRSLATTDPALAQLDLPVQLFWGRHDALLNVENATRLQQRLHRVRLEVLENAGHFSYQDDAKTFADLVIRWVEHDHRTV is encoded by the coding sequence ATGATTCCCGCCACCCCATTGCGCCGCCCTTCGCTGCTGGACAAAGCGATCGCTTCAGCCCTGCTGCTGATCACGCCGGAGTACCGGAACGTGCGTCGCCGGCAGCGCGGGAACGGCCGCTCCAACACGCCGACGCTGGCCCAGCCGCCGGCCATGCCCCTGGAGACGATCGAGCTGCTGGGCGAGCGCATCCGCATCGCCCGCCAGAGTCGCACCGGGGCGCCCACGGTGCTGCTGCTCTGCCCGCTGCCCCAGAGCATCGTGGCCTTTGCGCCGATCTGGACCGCCTTAGCGGAGCGCTTCGATCTTGTGGCGGTGGATCTACCGGGCTTCGGCGGCAGCAGTGGAGGCGTTGGCTGGATGACCTTTGAAGCCCAGGGGCGTTTTCTGGCGGCCTTGATCGCGAAGCTGGGGCTCAACAAGCCCCACATCGTGGCGCCCGATGTGGGCATGGCCGCTGCCGTGGCGGGTGAGGCCCAGCATCCCGGCCTGGCCAGCAGCCTGATGATCGGCGACGGGCCCGCTATCGCCCCTTCGAACAACGGCAGCATCATCAACAAGCTGGTGCATTCCGGTTTCTGGCGCTTCATGGTGGCCATGGCCGGAGCCGGCACCTTTGTGGAAGCCGCCAACCGTCTGGCCTATGTGAGCTACACCCCCAACCAGATCGAGGTGGACGACTACATCCGCTCCTATGCGGGGCGGATCGGCCCGATCTGCCGCTGGTTCCGCGATTACCCCAGAAGCCTCGCCACGACAGACCCCGCCCTGGCGCAGCTGGATCTACCGGTGCAGCTGTTCTGGGGCCGCCATGACGCCCTGCTGAATGTGGAGAACGCCACGCGCCTGCAGCAGCGCTTGCACCGCGTTCGGCTGGAGGTTCTCGAGAACGCCGGCCACTTCAGCTACCAGGACGACGCGAAGACGTTCGCGGATCTGGTGATCCGCTGGGTGGAACACGACCACCGCACGGTCTGA
- the psbA gene encoding photosystem II q(b) protein has translation MTTTIQQRQGASAWNQFCDWVTSTNNRLYVGWFGVLMIPCLLAATICFIVAFIAAPPVDIDGIREPVAGSLMYGNNIISGAVVPSSNAIGLHFYPIWEAASLDEWLYNGGPFQLVVFHFLIGIYAYMGREWELSYRLGMRPWICVAYSAPVAAASAVFLVYPFGQGSFSDAMPLGISGTFNYMLVFQAEHNILMHPFHMLGVAGVFGGSLFSAMHGSLVTSSLVRETTESESQNYGYKFGQEEETYNIVAAHGYFGRLIFQYASFNNSRSLHFFLAAWPVVGIWFTALGVSTMAFNLNGFNFNQSILDGQGRVVNTWADVLNRAGLGMEVMHERNAHNFPLDLAAATATPVALTAPAIG, from the coding sequence ATGACAACCACTATTCAGCAGCGCCAAGGCGCTTCTGCGTGGAACCAGTTTTGCGACTGGGTCACCTCCACCAACAACCGCCTCTACGTGGGCTGGTTCGGTGTGCTGATGATCCCCTGCCTGCTGGCTGCCACCATCTGCTTCATCGTGGCCTTCATCGCCGCACCCCCTGTCGACATCGACGGCATCCGTGAGCCCGTAGCTGGCTCCCTGATGTATGGCAACAACATCATCTCCGGTGCCGTTGTGCCCTCCAGCAACGCCATCGGCCTGCACTTCTACCCCATCTGGGAAGCCGCCAGCCTCGATGAGTGGCTGTACAACGGTGGGCCTTTCCAGCTGGTGGTCTTCCACTTCCTGATCGGCATCTACGCCTACATGGGCCGCGAGTGGGAACTCTCCTACCGCTTGGGCATGCGCCCCTGGATCTGCGTTGCCTACAGCGCCCCTGTGGCAGCAGCGTCTGCTGTGTTCCTGGTGTATCCCTTCGGTCAGGGCTCCTTCTCGGATGCCATGCCCCTGGGTATCTCCGGCACCTTCAACTACATGTTGGTGTTCCAGGCTGAGCACAACATCCTGATGCACCCCTTCCACATGCTGGGTGTGGCAGGTGTCTTCGGTGGCAGTCTGTTCTCCGCCATGCACGGTTCGCTGGTTACCTCCTCGCTGGTGCGTGAAACCACCGAGAGCGAGAGCCAGAACTACGGCTACAAGTTTGGCCAAGAGGAAGAGACCTACAACATCGTGGCTGCCCACGGTTACTTCGGTCGCCTGATCTTCCAATACGCCTCGTTCAACAACAGCCGCAGCCTCCACTTCTTCCTGGCTGCCTGGCCCGTGGTTGGCATCTGGTTCACCGCCCTGGGCGTGAGCACGATGGCCTTCAACCTGAACGGTTTCAACTTCAACCAGTCGATCCTCGACGGCCAAGGCCGCGTGGTGAACACCTGGGCAGACGTGCTGAACCGCGCTGGTCTGGGTATGGAAGTGATGCACGAGCGCAACGCTCACAACTTCCCGCTTGACCTGGCTGCTGCCACCGCCACCCCCGTGGCACTGACCGCACCGGCTATTGGCTGA
- a CDS encoding sulfatase-like hydrolase/transferase codes for MARVQRHHRFPQGKAALLLALLQAFCLTSAATPAQAAESSNLRQRPNVLLIVSDDAAFGDVPWGGGNAAMPNLQSLANDGVAFGNFHTSPVCSPTRASLLTGNDPIDVGLGAFDYAIYPPTKGKPGYEGYLTRNTATIAELLRDSGYRTVMAGKWHLGGPGHGGWGPWDWGFQHSYGILTGGANHWNQQVFGPSPKNPEHRALMAQRIVPTEPYFENGRPVERPLGIHSDDLFSGKLLADLEEGRSSGKPFFAYLALTSPHSPLQVAPPVIKKFVPYFYQHGYQGLKRLRYEAQKRSGLIAADAPFPDQSANWLLQRWDALSEAEKQSEARAMATYTAMLEQQDQTIGRVLSYLRETGQIDNTLIIYLSDNGPEGMDDEGPTANPTLSRWVNENFSQNPADIGRGNTFLEMGANWANASNGVLQWWKWYLAEGGVRTPLVIRPPVGAALQSRGGIRQAYVNVKDVPITILDYTGIRAPSGRYQDRAIVTPTGLSMRPFLEGRASSVRTEQQWVVSDIFGNSSIVAGRYKASRQSRAMFGDGQWRLFDIQADPGETTPLNASQPQRLRQLLDLYMSYAKAKGIVPVADNWSPWQGYLKTLPRPAETPLPMPASPASAAPASR; via the coding sequence ATGGCTCGCGTCCAGCGCCACCACCGATTCCCTCAGGGGAAGGCCGCCCTGCTTCTGGCCCTGCTGCAGGCGTTCTGCCTGACCAGCGCAGCGACGCCGGCGCAGGCCGCTGAATCCAGCAACCTGCGCCAGCGTCCAAACGTGCTGCTGATCGTCTCCGACGATGCCGCCTTTGGCGATGTGCCCTGGGGAGGCGGCAATGCCGCCATGCCCAATCTCCAGTCCCTGGCCAACGATGGTGTGGCGTTCGGCAACTTCCACACCTCGCCGGTGTGCTCGCCCACCCGTGCCTCGCTGCTCACCGGCAACGACCCGATCGATGTCGGCCTCGGCGCATTCGACTACGCGATCTATCCCCCCACCAAGGGCAAGCCCGGCTACGAGGGCTACCTGACCCGCAACACCGCCACGATCGCCGAACTGCTGCGAGATTCCGGATACCGGACGGTGATGGCAGGCAAGTGGCACCTGGGCGGCCCAGGCCATGGCGGCTGGGGGCCCTGGGACTGGGGCTTCCAACACTCCTACGGCATCCTCACTGGCGGCGCCAACCACTGGAACCAGCAGGTGTTCGGGCCCAGCCCCAAGAACCCCGAGCATCGGGCGCTGATGGCCCAGCGGATCGTGCCCACCGAGCCATATTTTGAAAATGGCCGGCCGGTGGAGCGGCCACTGGGCATTCATTCGGATGATCTGTTCAGCGGCAAGCTGCTGGCCGATCTGGAGGAGGGCCGCAGCAGCGGCAAGCCCTTCTTCGCCTATCTCGCCCTCACCTCGCCGCACTCGCCGCTGCAGGTGGCGCCCCCGGTGATCAAGAAATTCGTCCCCTATTTCTATCAACATGGTTATCAGGGTCTGAAGCGGCTTCGCTACGAGGCCCAGAAGCGCTCCGGGCTGATCGCCGCTGATGCGCCGTTCCCGGATCAGAGCGCCAACTGGCTGCTGCAGCGCTGGGATGCGTTGAGCGAGGCGGAGAAGCAGAGTGAGGCCCGGGCCATGGCCACCTACACGGCCATGCTCGAGCAACAGGATCAGACCATCGGCCGCGTGCTGAGCTACCTGCGCGAAACCGGCCAGATCGACAACACCCTGATCATCTACCTCTCGGACAATGGTCCTGAGGGCATGGACGACGAAGGTCCGACTGCGAACCCCACCCTGAGCCGCTGGGTGAACGAGAACTTCAGCCAGAACCCCGCAGACATCGGCCGTGGCAACACCTTCCTGGAAATGGGAGCGAACTGGGCCAACGCCTCCAACGGCGTCCTGCAGTGGTGGAAGTGGTATCTGGCGGAGGGAGGCGTGCGCACGCCGCTGGTGATTCGCCCTCCCGTCGGCGCGGCCCTGCAGTCCCGTGGTGGCATCCGCCAGGCCTACGTGAATGTGAAGGATGTGCCGATCACGATTCTCGATTACACAGGGATTCGCGCCCCCTCGGGCCGCTATCAGGATCGCGCCATCGTCACGCCCACGGGGTTGTCGATGCGGCCCTTTCTGGAGGGCCGTGCTAGCAGCGTGCGCACGGAACAGCAGTGGGTGGTGAGCGACATCTTCGGCAACAGCTCGATTGTGGCCGGCCGCTACAAGGCCTCCCGCCAGAGCCGCGCCATGTTCGGCGACGGCCAGTGGCGCCTGTTCGACATTCAAGCCGATCCCGGCGAGACCACACCGCTCAATGCCTCCCAGCCCCAGCGCCTGCGGCAACTGCTTGACCTTTATATGAGCTATGCCAAGGCCAAGGGGATTGTGCCTGTTGCCGACAACTGGAGCCCCTGGCAGGGGTATCTCAAGACATTACCGAGACCCGCCGAAACGCCACTGCCAATGCCTGCTTCCCCTGCTTCTGCCGCTCCCGCCAGCCGCTGA
- a CDS encoding type II toxin-antitoxin system Phd/YefM family antitoxin has product MAHRVLTETAVSISEHKKNPMATVAAGEGMAVAVLNRNEPAFYCVPAKAYEELMDLVEDLELGRIADARLADGQEPLRVSLDEL; this is encoded by the coding sequence ATGGCACATCGCGTTCTGACCGAGACCGCCGTAAGCATCTCGGAACACAAAAAGAACCCGATGGCCACCGTGGCGGCCGGTGAAGGGATGGCGGTCGCGGTGCTCAACCGCAATGAGCCAGCCTTCTACTGCGTTCCGGCCAAGGCCTACGAGGAGCTCATGGATCTCGTGGAAGACCTGGAGCTGGGCCGCATTGCCGATGCCCGGCTGGCGGATGGGCAGGAGCCGCTGCGGGTCAGCCTCGATGAGCTATGA
- the istA gene encoding IS21 family transposase: MLETLVPMRRDQVMPAPLTSHQRNLFMTKRRGGSSQEAAAAAAGISVRSARRIECNQLQPRANQPRGRTRPDPLVGVWEEELVPLLQRSPALTPITLLEHLQQQKPDVDWIPLQRTLQRRVREWKALHGPAPEVIFPLSYEPGEIAFCDFTQLKGVEVTIAGQVFPHLLFHYRLAWSGWSYAQVVQGGESFAALSEGLQNALAACGGVPGELRTDRLSAACRNRNGSFSSDITRRYHALCSHYSLAYSRNNLGVAHENGRVESPHGHLKRRIEQALLLRGSSDFETLAQYQAFLAAVIDQYNRPRLIRLEQEQAALRPLPRFRFADYDIEQLTVRRTSTIEVRRVVYSVPPRLIDQRLTVRIFHDRLQLLLGRQIACELERRHGGVERHGRAWSIDLEHLIDALRRKPRALLHCSYQRELFPDERWWQLWQQLRNGGDRDAAARLMVEALYVGCRLAGYEPVLGWLEKAHQRQGLSLAALQQRFRLPPHRPHPPQRIPQHSLQSYDDLLALHPAAPGGGSRPADPAATAAVGMDPLPLAEHRLAG; the protein is encoded by the coding sequence GTGCTGGAGACCCTGGTGCCGATGCGCAGGGACCAGGTGATGCCGGCACCACTGACAAGCCACCAACGCAATCTGTTCATGACGAAACGACGAGGCGGCAGCAGCCAGGAGGCTGCTGCCGCGGCGGCGGGCATCTCAGTGCGCAGTGCTCGCCGGATTGAATGCAATCAGCTGCAGCCGCGGGCGAACCAGCCCCGTGGCCGCACCCGCCCCGATCCGCTGGTAGGGGTATGGGAGGAGGAGCTGGTGCCGTTGCTGCAGCGCTCACCCGCGCTGACGCCGATCACGCTCCTGGAGCATCTGCAGCAGCAGAAACCTGATGTGGACTGGATTCCGCTACAGCGCACCCTGCAGCGCCGGGTGCGGGAGTGGAAGGCACTGCACGGCCCGGCGCCGGAGGTGATCTTCCCTTTGAGCTATGAGCCTGGCGAAATTGCCTTCTGTGACTTCACCCAGCTCAAGGGGGTGGAGGTGACGATCGCCGGCCAGGTGTTCCCCCATCTGCTGTTCCACTACCGCCTGGCCTGGAGCGGCTGGAGCTATGCGCAGGTGGTCCAGGGCGGCGAGAGTTTTGCAGCCCTCTCCGAGGGTCTGCAGAACGCTCTGGCTGCCTGCGGCGGGGTGCCAGGTGAACTGCGCACCGACCGGTTATCAGCAGCGTGCCGTAACCGCAACGGCAGTTTCAGCTCCGACATCACCCGCCGTTATCACGCCCTCTGCAGCCACTACAGCCTGGCCTACAGCCGCAACAACCTGGGGGTGGCGCATGAGAACGGCCGTGTGGAGAGTCCCCATGGCCATCTCAAGCGGCGGATCGAGCAGGCGTTGCTGCTGCGCGGCAGCAGTGATTTCGAGACGCTGGCTCAATACCAGGCTTTTCTGGCCGCGGTGATTGACCAGTACAACAGGCCGCGCCTGATCCGGCTGGAGCAGGAGCAGGCGGCGCTGCGGCCACTACCGCGGTTTCGTTTTGCCGACTACGACATTGAACAGCTCACGGTGCGGCGCACCAGCACGATCGAGGTACGCAGAGTCGTGTATTCGGTGCCGCCGCGGCTGATCGACCAGCGGCTGACGGTGCGGATCTTCCACGACCGGCTGCAGCTGCTTCTGGGCCGGCAGATCGCCTGCGAACTGGAGCGGCGCCACGGCGGTGTCGAGCGTCATGGGCGGGCGTGGAGCATCGATCTGGAGCACCTGATCGATGCGCTCAGGCGAAAACCCCGGGCATTGCTGCACTGCAGTTACCAGCGGGAGCTGTTCCCCGATGAGCGCTGGTGGCAGCTGTGGCAGCAGCTGCGCAATGGCGGTGACCGTGACGCCGCCGCCCGATTGATGGTCGAGGCGCTGTATGTGGGCTGCCGCCTGGCGGGCTACGAGCCAGTGCTGGGTTGGCTCGAGAAGGCCCATCAACGGCAAGGGCTGTCGCTGGCGGCGCTGCAGCAACGCTTCCGGCTGCCGCCCCATCGCCCCCACCCACCGCAACGCATTCCCCAACACAGCCTGCAGAGCTATGACGACCTCCTTGCCCTCCATCCCGCGGCCCCAGGCGGCGGAAGCCGCCCTGCCGATCCTGCTGCGACAGCTGCGGTTGGCATGGATCCGCTGCCACTGGCAGAGCATCGCCTCGCAGGCTGA
- a CDS encoding DEAD/DEAH box helicase family protein, whose translation MADSKRSELDQLRQENARLIGLLEAHGIAWSPGGPARAEPSPISVRPSANGPLSPQEKVALFRRLFRGRGDVYALRWQSTSSGRSGYGPACANEWRQGICEKPRVACRDCQHRELLPLSDAAIYGHLAGEHTIGLYPLLENDHCHLLAVDFDEQDWRDDARAFMRSCRELAVPAALEISRSGEGAHVWVFFEEAVSAREARQLGATLISHTCSSTRQLELGSYDRLFPNQDTLPKGGLGNLIALPLQKEARQRGCSVFVDDDLHPYPDQWAYLATLQRLSLAGLQSVIQGATGGGHPLDLAFIVAEDLATPWLTPPPVPKISGPLPAALSLTLADRLYVERSGLPQPLLNRLIRLAAFANPAFYKAQAMRQSVWDKPRVIGCAENFPQHIALPRGCLEPVQTLLQEQGIGWELVDERQSGSPLELAFAGQLRDDQAAAVEAMLRHDIGVLQAPTAFGKTVVAAAILAQRGLNTLVLVHRAELLRQWQERLQTFLDVSAEAIGRIGGGKAKPSGRLDIAVMQSLVRKGEVNPVVQNYGQVIVDECHHIAAASFEAILRQVKARYVLGLSATLVRRDGLQPIIFMQCGPIRHTAKRPAGAPQTLELVSRTHELQALPTDLPIQELMRRLAEDPHRTDQIVAEALACWEAGRKLLLLSERTDHSTAIATALAEQVSNLFLLHGRLSARQRSATLAALQALPPDAPRIVVAKGRLVGEGFDHPPLDTLLLALHVSWKGTLQQYAGRLHRQQAGKTSVRIIDWLDLGHPMPQRMWERRLQGYRAMGYGLISDQQTMPSFWSYGRSTISRKQLQ comes from the coding sequence ATGGCCGACTCCAAGCGCTCTGAGCTGGATCAACTACGCCAGGAGAACGCTCGCTTGATTGGGCTGCTGGAGGCTCACGGCATCGCCTGGAGTCCCGGCGGACCTGCCCGAGCAGAACCCTCGCCCATTTCGGTTCGCCCCTCCGCCAATGGTCCTCTTTCGCCTCAGGAGAAGGTGGCGCTGTTCCGGCGTCTCTTCCGCGGCCGCGGAGATGTCTATGCCCTGCGCTGGCAGAGCACCAGCAGCGGGCGCTCGGGCTACGGGCCTGCCTGCGCCAATGAGTGGCGGCAGGGCATCTGCGAAAAGCCGCGGGTGGCCTGCCGCGATTGCCAGCACCGGGAGCTGTTGCCCCTCAGCGATGCAGCGATCTACGGCCATCTGGCCGGCGAGCACACCATTGGCCTCTACCCCCTGCTGGAAAACGACCATTGCCACCTGCTGGCTGTCGACTTTGACGAGCAGGACTGGCGGGACGACGCCCGGGCCTTTATGCGCTCTTGTCGGGAGCTGGCGGTGCCCGCAGCGCTGGAAATCTCCCGCTCCGGCGAAGGCGCCCACGTGTGGGTGTTCTTCGAGGAGGCCGTGTCGGCGCGGGAGGCTCGCCAGCTGGGGGCCACCCTGATCAGCCATACCTGCTCCTCGACACGCCAGCTGGAGCTGGGCTCCTATGACCGGCTATTCCCCAACCAGGACACCCTGCCGAAGGGCGGTTTAGGCAATCTGATCGCCCTGCCGCTGCAGAAGGAAGCTCGGCAGCGGGGCTGCAGCGTGTTCGTGGATGACGACCTGCACCCCTATCCCGACCAGTGGGCCTATCTTGCGACTCTGCAGCGATTGTCGTTAGCGGGGCTGCAGAGCGTGATTCAGGGCGCCACCGGCGGCGGCCATCCCCTCGATCTCGCCTTCATCGTCGCGGAGGACCTGGCGACCCCATGGCTGACACCTCCGCCGGTGCCAAAGATCAGCGGGCCGCTGCCGGCGGCGCTCAGCCTCACCCTGGCCGATCGGCTGTATGTGGAGCGCTCGGGGTTGCCGCAGCCGCTGCTCAATCGCCTGATCCGCCTGGCGGCCTTTGCCAATCCCGCCTTCTACAAAGCCCAGGCCATGCGCCAGTCGGTGTGGGACAAGCCGCGGGTGATCGGCTGCGCTGAGAACTTCCCGCAACACATCGCCCTGCCGCGCGGCTGTCTGGAGCCGGTGCAGACCCTCCTGCAGGAGCAGGGAATCGGCTGGGAGCTGGTGGATGAACGCCAGAGCGGCTCACCGCTGGAGCTGGCGTTCGCGGGCCAGCTGCGGGACGACCAGGCGGCCGCAGTGGAGGCGATGCTGCGCCACGACATCGGCGTGCTGCAGGCACCGACGGCCTTCGGGAAAACCGTCGTGGCGGCAGCGATCTTGGCTCAGCGAGGCTTGAACACCCTGGTGCTGGTACATCGGGCCGAGCTGTTACGCCAATGGCAGGAGCGGTTGCAGACCTTCCTAGACGTCTCCGCTGAAGCGATCGGTCGCATCGGTGGCGGCAAGGCCAAACCCTCCGGCCGCCTCGACATCGCCGTGATGCAGTCCTTGGTGCGCAAGGGCGAAGTGAACCCCGTAGTGCAGAACTACGGGCAGGTGATCGTCGACGAGTGTCACCACATCGCGGCGGCGTCCTTTGAGGCGATCCTGCGCCAGGTGAAGGCCCGCTACGTGCTCGGGCTGTCGGCCACCCTGGTGCGCCGCGACGGTCTGCAGCCGATCATTTTTATGCAGTGCGGCCCGATTCGCCACACCGCCAAGCGGCCCGCCGGGGCGCCCCAGACCCTGGAACTGGTGAGCCGCACCCATGAACTCCAAGCGCTACCCACTGATCTGCCGATTCAGGAGCTGATGCGCCGGCTGGCGGAGGATCCACACCGAACAGATCAGATCGTGGCCGAGGCCCTCGCCTGCTGGGAAGCGGGCCGCAAGCTGCTGCTGCTCAGTGAGCGCACCGATCACAGCACGGCGATCGCTACAGCTCTGGCTGAGCAGGTGTCGAACCTGTTCCTGCTGCATGGGCGACTGAGCGCTCGCCAGCGCAGCGCCACCCTGGCCGCGCTGCAAGCGTTGCCTCCCGATGCACCCCGCATCGTGGTGGCTAAGGGGCGTTTGGTGGGTGAAGGCTTCGACCATCCGCCACTCGACACCCTGTTGCTGGCGCTGCACGTGTCGTGGAAAGGCACGCTGCAGCAATACGCCGGCCGCCTGCACCGGCAGCAAGCAGGGAAAACCAGCGTGCGCATCATCGACTGGCTCGATCTCGGCCACCCAATGCCGCAACGCATGTGGGAGCGGCGGCTGCAGGGCTATCGGGCCATGGGGTATGGGCTGATTTCAGATCAACAGACTATGCCGAGTTTTTGGTCCTATGGGAGATCGACAATCTCTCGGAAGCAACTGCAGTAG
- a CDS encoding formylglycine-generating enzyme family protein: MTRRSCPDKPGGMVTIPPGRYRIGSDRFYPEEAPMREVQLTSFQIALAPVTNAEFATFVASTGYVTVAEQPPDPHAYPHLTAEQRIPASAVFQPPPPSVDRSRPQRWWALVPGADWRHPQGPGSTLDGLEAHPVVHITWADAQAYCVWAGLRLPTAQEWEVAARGGLVDADYAWGQELNPQGRWMANTWQGPFPWSNEQRDGWFGTSPVGAFPPNGYGLLDVCGNVWEWTSTPWPVDPGEQERRIVKGGSFLCADNYCLRYRPSALIAQTLDTATCHMGFRCASD; encoded by the coding sequence ATGACACGGCGATCCTGCCCCGATAAGCCCGGTGGGATGGTGACGATCCCACCGGGCCGCTACCGCATCGGATCCGATCGCTTCTATCCCGAGGAAGCGCCAATGCGAGAGGTGCAGCTCACGAGCTTTCAGATCGCGTTGGCGCCGGTCACCAATGCTGAGTTCGCCACCTTCGTGGCATCCACGGGTTATGTGACGGTGGCCGAGCAGCCGCCTGATCCACACGCATACCCGCACCTAACGGCGGAGCAGCGGATCCCCGCATCCGCCGTGTTTCAGCCTCCACCGCCCAGCGTGGATCGCAGCCGGCCCCAGCGCTGGTGGGCGCTGGTTCCAGGGGCCGACTGGCGGCATCCCCAGGGACCCGGCAGCACCCTCGACGGGCTCGAAGCGCATCCGGTGGTTCACATCACCTGGGCCGATGCCCAGGCCTACTGCGTCTGGGCGGGCCTGCGGCTGCCCACAGCGCAGGAGTGGGAAGTGGCGGCTCGCGGCGGCCTGGTGGATGCCGATTACGCCTGGGGACAGGAACTTAATCCCCAAGGCCGCTGGATGGCCAACACCTGGCAGGGGCCCTTTCCGTGGAGCAATGAACAACGGGATGGTTGGTTCGGGACCTCCCCGGTGGGGGCTTTTCCGCCCAATGGCTATGGCCTGCTGGATGTGTGCGGCAACGTCTGGGAATGGACCAGCACACCCTGGCCCGTCGACCCTGGCGAGCAGGAGCGGCGGATCGTGAAGGGGGGATCATTTCTGTGCGCCGACAACTACTGCCTGCGCTACCGGCCCTCCGCACTGATCGCCCAGACCCTTGACACTGCCACATGTCACATGGGCTTTCGCTGTGCGTCGGACTGA
- a CDS encoding AraC family transcriptional regulator, which yields MGTPSVRRLRLEHDDLGFLEEAARLLGFQSRMLQLEAGINPSRLELVATEGVSLLRLQFSRRTFISGPKPVGRVFCNITLRSAAELPRVHGHELNPEIAVGFDLQREIHFQAPAAHRFAAVLVEEKLFWQTAALIGRRDLDPDGLAVNAFQLHPACSGDLRRLLCQAFQAPTGPPGDAGQSWATCRLMRDDLLPLLIAAIETPDCHHGMTSSRNDRLLITELSRRLIEERLDDTISLRTLYSAIPTSRRTLVYAFDEIFGMAPMRFLRLQRLEAARRALTRAEPGSTTVAVIAQRHGFANPSHFARLYRHHFGEVPGDTLLQRQRFLGWSLSSRVAQRAAK from the coding sequence GTGGGCACTCCTTCGGTGCGGCGGCTGCGGCTGGAGCACGACGACCTGGGATTCCTGGAAGAGGCGGCGCGGCTGCTGGGGTTTCAGAGCCGCATGCTGCAACTCGAGGCGGGCATCAATCCCAGTCGCCTGGAGCTGGTGGCAACTGAGGGGGTGAGCCTGCTGCGGCTGCAGTTCAGTCGGCGCACCTTCATCAGCGGCCCCAAGCCGGTGGGGCGCGTGTTCTGCAACATCACGCTCCGGTCTGCGGCTGAGTTGCCGCGGGTGCATGGCCATGAGCTGAACCCTGAGATTGCGGTGGGCTTCGACCTCCAGCGCGAGATTCACTTCCAGGCCCCCGCTGCCCACCGGTTCGCCGCTGTGCTGGTGGAGGAGAAGCTCTTCTGGCAGACGGCGGCCCTGATCGGCCGAAGGGATCTGGATCCTGATGGGCTTGCTGTCAATGCCTTTCAGCTGCATCCGGCCTGCAGTGGTGATCTGCGGCGGCTGCTCTGCCAGGCCTTTCAGGCGCCCACAGGCCCGCCGGGCGATGCCGGGCAATCCTGGGCCACCTGCCGCTTGATGCGCGACGACCTGCTGCCATTGCTGATCGCCGCGATCGAAACGCCCGATTGCCACCACGGCATGACCAGCAGCCGCAATGACCGGCTGCTGATCACGGAGCTCAGCCGGCGGCTGATAGAGGAGCGGTTAGACGACACGATTAGCCTGCGCACTCTTTACAGCGCCATCCCCACTTCACGCCGCACCCTGGTATATGCGTTCGATGAGATATTCGGAATGGCACCGATGCGCTTCCTGCGCCTGCAGCGACTGGAAGCCGCTCGCCGTGCTCTGACCCGTGCCGAACCAGGCAGCACGACCGTGGCTGTGATCGCCCAGCGCCATGGCTTCGCCAACCCCAGCCATTTCGCTCGTCTCTATCGCCACCATTTCGGCGAGGTACCAGGCGACACTCTTCTTCAGCGCCAGAGGTTCCTGGGCTGGTCGCTGTCCTCACGGGTGGCCCAGCGGGCGGCGAAGTAG